DNA sequence from the Tachysurus fulvidraco isolate hzauxx_2018 chromosome 1, HZAU_PFXX_2.0, whole genome shotgun sequence genome:
TCATTCAGATCTAGGATGTGTTGCTTAAGTGTTCCCTTCACTTTTTTgagctgtgtgtatatgtatgcatatatgaatgtatgtgtgtaaatgtatgtatgtgtgtatatatatatatatatatcagtgttTTTCCTACATTGAAAATTTTTTGGCGGCCGCCAAAACGATTTTTTGTCCCGCCAAAGCCTTATTTGATTTGTAATTGCgttttgtgagtgaagcaggcTAGTGACGGAGAGAACAAGCACAGCACCCCACCCCTGCGCGGGCTCTCTCCGTCTTCAGTTCTGTCTTTGCTCTCTCCCTCACATCAAAATCTACTTTGAGCCTAAAGGTCATAAGACCGAAAGGATCCTAAAGGTCCTAAAAGGTCGGAGACTGAATCCATGTTTCACGTGGTGCGTTCGGAGAATATTTTTGCAGAATTACCGCTGGGTGTGAATTGCAGTCAAACAAAGTTGCCTTATCTTCTCTTACAACTTGTGACAAGTATTCTGCACATGCAGCTAatataactttaaataaatgcaaaaaaaaatctatccagTTATgaagtgtttggtgtgtgttgacAAATCTTTCGCGATGTCCTAACAGCCAGGATTCCTACACAAAACGTCCGCTTGAGTCCGATTCGCGACCTAATGACTCCTTTGAGCCAGTTCATTACAATGAATGGTTAAAGCAATTGGTATGcccatcagtgtctgaatcggtgtataacaaatcattactACTTAGAAGAACATTAATGCTACTTTTTAATTGATATGATTATACTAAAATTAAAAAGGACCAACATTTAGACGTATGCTGCAAGGTGGCTGTAGATGGGCTGTAGATTTTGTAGATCGACTACAGAGATCTTGTAAAATGTTCTACAGTGTTAATAAGAAGAGACGAGTTAAGTTAATCTGCAGGTTGTGATAtttgtaaatagataaattcTGATACCGTTGACATTTCAAATATACTATGGTATCGatgatgtttacatgtaaaataagttGTAATTGCTTTCTTTCACTATCTAGCTTGACAGTGATcgttttttcatgaataaataggataaaaaaatcacaaactgtttctttgtatttattttaaatgtaacatttattgTGAATATTGGGCTTGCGGATCATGTGGGTACTAGGgtactctttgctgtgtgtggatgaccaagtcggtcagccaccaccgaataccaattttgacccaggaaaaaccctgtatgtatatatgtgtgtgtgtgtgtgtaatatgctCCTGTTTTTGCAGCAGAGGTCTTAGGCTTTTCCCTTTCTTCTCACAGGTGTGGCTCATCGCAGCCACCTTATTCGTATGGAGGGGATTCAGACAGCTCAGTATCTAGAGGACACAAACACCAAGAGGCAGAGTGTTACCGTTCCCTATGAGGCTCCTCAGGTTATTTGttgagaaaatatatatatttttatgtcaaGAGAGTAGTTTACTTCATTATTATATAAGGATATAAGGATGTACATTTTATTCTAGTTATGTCCATCACTTTTAAGTCATTTTCTCAAGTTCCTGATTGGATTTGGGTTCTGGTCAGGATGCAGGATGTGTGTAATACGAACATAATAATTTCGGGTACATTGGTGTCATATTTTAATgaagtaagattttttttaatggcacaTAGATAAAACAGTTGCTCTCAGTACCCTCACTTCTTtgctcctctttctctctctgcctgcagCTGGGCTCAGAGGGAACCACCGTCTTGCTGAACTTCATGTGCAACAGCAGCTGTATGGGTGGCATGAACCGTAGACCCATTCTTAACATAATGACTCTTGAAACACACGAGTGAGTTGTGCTTTGCTCCTTCGCTTCTATTTCCTCCACTTATCCTCTGCCTGCAAATTAACCATAAATGTCTGTTCACTACTCCTCGTCAGTGGACAGGTTTTAGGTCGACGTTCTTTCGAGGTTCGAGTGTGCGCCTGCCCTGGACGTGACCGCAAGTCTGAAGAGCaaaatttgaacaaaaaaactttgaagACAGGAATTAAGAGAAGTAAGAAAAGTTGATATGGTGAACAGAACTTATGAATGGGTCTTGGTTTAACCTCTGATCATAAACTCTGCTTGTGAGAGATTGAGTTTTGAGTAATATAGTGATACATGATTTAATTGTATACATTATCTTGTCTTGTTCATACCAAGCCTGAATGAATACCAAATGATCAGCAGAAATGAatatggagtttttttttatggatttttcTCCTGTCTctagggttaaaaaaaacaaaacaaacaaaactaattTCATTCTGAGCTACTAATTTGTTCACCCttgatatttaattttttttttaattgcttctttcttcctttcattgTAGAGTCTCCATGCAAGGAATCTCCACTCTCTCCTAATGCAGAATCCAGAAAGAAGTTAAAGAATGAGTCCAGCTCTGAGCAGGAAATCTTCCATTTGCAAGTCAGTGGAGAAATATGCTTTAACATAATCTCTACTTTATAATCTTATTTTCTGCCCATTACAGTTTGTCTCCTGTTTGTTCGTAGATTCGTGGGAGAGAACGGTTCAATATGCTAAAAACAATTAATGACGGTTTGGAATTAATGGATGCAATGGCCGCCGAAGACGTGGACAAATACAGACGGAAAAGGTAAAAGAATTCTATATCCAGTAAGACATGAAGTATGTCTGTGTTTCAGCATCAGATCTGAGCCCTagcatttctttcctttcagTACCACGAAGAACATGAAAAAGAGTGGAAAGGACCATCAGCAGCCAAGCCGTGGGAAAAAGCTGCTTCAGAAAGATGAGAAGACCGACACTGACTGAAAAtgagctcctttttttttctcttattgttCTGTATTGTATGAgcgtttatttgtgttttctgttcagcTTGTTCACTGCCTTATTCAAACTTAAACATGGTTGACAAATGAAAGGAGTAAGAAACCTTCCCGAAAAG
Encoded proteins:
- the LOC113657603 gene encoding cellular tumor antigen p53-like codes for the protein MSELEMTLPMSQGEAFEQFWNDVGSNMGFNDLLADLPRADSDAWLTAALPSGTFSETFDHLELTEDAETADVAGPILDSLPPPAAVVPSTSDYPGEYGFQLRFNQSSTTKSVTSTYSTSLNKLYCQLAKTCPVDVLVEKVPPQGAVLRATPIYKKPEHVSEVVLRCPHHQNIAENNEGVAHRSHLIRMEGIQTAQYLEDTNTKRQSVTVPYEAPQLGSEGTTVLLNFMCNSSCMGGMNRRPILNIMTLETHDGQVLGRRSFEVRVCACPGRDRKSEEQNLNKKTLKTGIKRKSPCKESPLSPNAESRKKLKNESSSEQEIFHLQIRGRERFNMLKTINDGLELMDAMAAEDVDKYRRKSTTKNMKKSGKDHQQPSRGKKLLQKDEKTDTD